The Metarhizium brunneum chromosome 3, complete sequence DNA window CGGTCAAGCCTTTTTGCTTCATGACCGGCTCATCGTTCATACTTTCAAGGAACAAGAGGGGCATCGGGATAGGCTGGGGTATACAGTTAGTATTAGGAACTCCCGCATGAACAAATTTCTGTAGACCTTACCTCTCTCGAAACATCGTACTTCCTTTCCCCCTTACCGTCCTTGGGCACAACGACCTTGGCAAGGATCAAATAATGGTCAAATAAAAGGGCGTGCGAGTCGACCCATCTCATGCCCTTCGAACCCATCCTCTGGAGCTCGCCCTGCATGATGAGAACTCTGCCCAGGTGGTCTAGATTCAGGACAGACTGGAAGCCTGGTCTGAGAACCAGCATTCGATCCAATTCCATCATCTGAACCCTCTTGTTGGTTTCTGCTACCTTGGCATCGCATTCAAGGGTGACGGTTTGAATCTCCTGGATCGCTTTTGCCAAGTTGGTCTTTTCTTCGCTGTCCCCAATCATTTTGTGCTCGACACTTTGGAGCAACAAGATGTAGCGCTGAAGACGTTGTACAGGGGTAATCAAAAAATGAGTCCAATCCTGCTTGGCGGACAGCTTGTCCTTCTGCTTATCTTCGAGGAATCGTTTGAAGAGCAAGTTTCGATCAGCTTCTTTTCTGACCATGTAGGCAGCTCGTGGGTAGCCAATGGCATACTCGGTATAAACGGATTTGGCCTTCCGGATCCATTCACGGAATAAGTCGCTGAAGCCTGAGATCCACGGACCCTGTTCCTGCTGACGATATTTGAGCTGGGCCAGGAGATGATCTTTGTTGATATGAACAACGGTATCCAGCATTCCGAACACTGCTGTCAAGAACTTATCCCGCTTGTCGGGATGGATAATGGGCGGGGCCCTTGTTCTCAGGTCATCTCTGTACAACCTTCGGAAAATGTCGAGTTGCTTGATGTAATTCTCTTCGCCTGTGACAATTTCATGAAGAATGTTTTGGCGTTCGACTTCCTTTTTTGGTTTCGAATCAACAACTTCCTTTGTCAGTTTATAAAAGGTATGCCATGCATCAGCACCTTGCACTTCTTCAGAGAGAACCTCCAAATCAACCTTCTTCAGAGTTCGGGTACAGTAATGAGAATAGCAACGGCCACTCATCTCAACATCATGAAGCTTAGGTGCGTAGCAGCCCGATCCGGTCAACTGCCATAGTACACCCGAAATGTGGCCGTCGCCAAATTTGACCCATTCCTcatctggaagaagaacTTGAGACTCGAGCATGCCGGATACTACCTGACTGCTCAAAGCTTCAGCGTCCGCGACATTCATGGTGGGTATCTTGTATACGAAGAGATTCGTTACAGCCTCTTCGATAGCTTTCTCTTTTAGATCCGGTTCGCCTTCGCCCATGTTGCGAATCCAAGTCTCGATATGACTTAATGCCCATGGCGCTTTACAGTCGTTGAAATCGCTAGATGTGAGCTTCGATGGCACAAATCTTCTTTTCCGTCCGCTGGGCAAAGTGATACTATCGAAAGCGCCGGATGCAGCCACAGGTGCTCTGTCATAGTCGAAAGCTGGGCCTTGTTGTGTGATCTGGTGATTGCGATTCATCTTCCTTCGTTCTTCAGCAGCATCCGTTCTCGACCTTGCCGGGGCCTGGATCTGCGGCGTATGGCTACGGCCACCCAGAGATACGGATCGTTCTGGGTGTAGCGTCTGCTGAGCCCCATGCTGGTAAAAGGTTTCAGGGCCATCGGCCTGATAGTATCTCGCATCAGCATTGATGGAATGATCATGTTGGTGTTGCGACCGAACACTGTTATGAACAGAGAGCATAGAGCTGCTATCAGAGCCAGGACCGGGAGGCAGAGCAGGGAGCGGACGATTCGAAAGGCCAGGGTGATAGAATAGATCTTGGTAATCGTCTCTGGTGGGCGATTCGGTTCCACTGTGTTGGGAATGAATGGAAACGCGTTCTTCCCCTCCCTCGTCGAAGCTGAGCCTGTGAGCGTCTGGGGCTTGCAGCCCCCCTGTGCCTACATAATCCATTCCAGCATTGTTAAAGGCAGCAGCATGGTCGTAACTCTCCCTGAGAGAGTTGTAATATCCcggcgttggcaatggcctaGGTCCATCTAGCATCGAAGAGGATCCAGGTGGGGAACCGATGTCTGCACCGTAAGCCAAGGTCCCAGCATACCCTCCACTCAGCATGCCAATATCCATACCGCCTAAGTCGCTATCACTACTGTGATTCAGTTCCTCTGGAGGAGGTGCCGGAAAGTTGGATTGGATAGTCGCAGTGGGCGCAGCCATTGTAGTTGGGAGTGGAGCAGCTGGGGCAAGATCCGTGCCACTATACATGAATGTACCGCCACCAAATCGCTGGTCATCGAGCTCCGCCTGTTGCATTGCTAGCAGCCCGGCTGTTCCCTCTggatcgtcgtcgtcgtcgtcgtcgtcgtcaaaccGCGGTCGACTTGATCCCCGGCCGGGAGAGGTTCGACTCCCCGGAGAATGGGCTGACGCCGAGCTGTAGCCTCTGAGTCTCTGGGTTTGGTCGTCGAAGGCTTGGCTACCAATGGGTGACGGCCTGCGTTGAGAGTGATATTCAGAGCCTCCAAGCTCCGCCTCTATGTCTTGCATAATGGTCTCTTGGGCGATTCTTTCCTCATCCACGTCATCATTGGCCAGGGGACGCCCATGTTCGTCCCATGGCGTCGTCTCTTCGGGAACGTCTTCCATTGGCCGACTCGGAAGTGGTGCATTCGTGGGGTGTCGTTGAAGTCCAGGAGATGACTGAGCTTGCATGTAGGGAGAAGTCCTGGGAGAGGATTGGGAATCTGAGGGATGGCGGGTAAAGTATGAGTGCTGGTCATTGCTGGCTGTGTAATTTGGGCCTACTGGAATGTGAGATGAGTTGGGATAGGGAGCCTGGGTTTGAGATGTTGAAGTCGGATAGGGAGCAACACCATTGGACCCataagaagaatattgaGTGGACGAGTGGTAATTTGACGGGTCGTACGTGGGTGTTTGGCTTATAGGGTTGGAACCAGTAAAGGATGAAGGACTGGTTGGAAAAGACTGTTGGAAGCTGGACGAAAAGGAAGGAGAGCGCACAGGTTGCGAAAACGTCGACGTGTGCGATGCACTTGGAGAGTGTCCATATGATGGCGAGCCTGCTGTTCCCACGCCGGCCGCGTAGCCTTGATCATGTGCAGCATATCCATATCCGTGATGAGACGCTTGCCTTTGAGGGACGGAGTTTGTGGCGGCATATGCGGCAGGATTGTAAGCTTGGGGAGTGTAGTTTGTAGCTGGTGGAGATGGAGTGTGGTATGAACCAGCGCTCGAAGTCGAGAATCGTTGTGCCGAATGATATGGCAGCGTCGAGGCCTGCGATCTGTGATAGGCGGAATTTGAGGAGGGCGAGAAACTTTGAGGGTTATATCCCGACTGCGATGGTGTCGGAGGGGTCGGATCTTGATATTGGTGTTGATAGCCGGCCATGGCACTGCTGGTGGAAGCATATCGATTCACGGGCACAttgccgccacggccaacaGGCCCCCCCGTCAAGAAcagctcgtcctcgccaCGGGTGAAGGAAGCGGTCCGGTTATGGTTCTGAGTGTAGTATCCAGCATCGTCGCCGGTGTTGAAGCTCGGTCTTCGGCCCACACCGGATGCACTTGTGGCCTGATGAGTGCCGTGTTGATCTTGTTGTTGGCCAGCTACAGTATACTGCACCGGAGGGACAGAGCCATAGCGGCGCTGGTCGTCGCCGCGAAAGGACATGGCGAACACAAGCCAAGTCGAGGCACCGGCAGCAGACGATGCTGCCGTTGGGGGAAAAGGATGCCGTCGATGCTGGGGATGGTAGAGTTTGTCGCACACATGCACGGGCACCCCAAGCGTCgacgaggtggtggtggtggtggtggtggtggtgttcaGGTGGTGGTGTCGTGGTGTCGTGGGACGGCTGAACCCCGCGGGTCAATGTTGtcgcgccgcgccgccgagagcGAGGAAGCGAGAGAAGTCGGTGCTTGGATAGGATGCAGGCGGGCAGCGGCTGGGCTGGTGGTATTGGCCGCCAAGAGCCGCATCGGATTTGGATTCGACTCTGCGGAGACGCATGGGTCAATTGCTTGATTGATTGTGGGCGCCCACGATTTGGATGCTTACAACAGATTAAGCGTGTGCTGTCGCCTCTGGTTGAGGAAGCGCTTTGCCTGACGAACGTGAGCGGGGGCAGGAAGGTCCAGCCCTTGCCATGTCAAGCGACATGGAAGGGTTCAAGCTGGGTTCCAGGCTGCGATTTGCACTTTTGCGACTCTGGCCCAACTCTTGTTGCACAACTGGGGTTCTCGTCCGGCCTGATTGcttacatacatacatgtggCAGATGGGAAACACGATGGGAACTCCCGAGCTTTGTCTTCCTACTCCGTGAAGCCAAGCCGTGCCAAGTGGCTGTGCGGCTCGCCCATctccaactccaacaaaGGACCTTTCTGCAATATTGACAGGGCTGAAGGAAGCGAGGCAATTATGGGGAACagttgtggttgtggctgAGCAAGTGCCCAGACGCTGGATGACGCTTGACGGATGGGCATTCGTACCACAAACTTGCGCATTCAATGGCGACATGGAACGCTGAGGGAGAGAGCTGCGGCGGTGCACCAGTCGGCGACGCCTGgggaacatttgaagcctCAACACCGAGATGCTAGCCATCCATGTTGAAGCTCATCACATGTTTGCACACAAGACGTCGAAGCATTTCTGGTTTCCTAAAgtccgtacggagtgccaCTGTTTAAAGGGTCTGGCTATACAGAGCACTACAGAATTTCTAGATCATTTCTGCTCCGAAGCCCACGTCGCTTATTAGAGATCAAACTGgccctgtacggagtactcagtgctccgtactactGTCGGGCATAAATGCAGCACGACATGTGTGCGGCGCCCCTTCCCTTGGCAATTGAACAGAGCCGCAACGTCGCCGCCACAGGAGGCTTGGAGGCCTGTGGGTATTGGGCtggtagtactccgtacttgggtTGCTTTGGCATGACGAGTGACGACGGTCGCTGAAACTCTCTCCAGTCGCACCTTCCAGTCTCGTCCACTGGAGTGCTGCTCATCAACCTATCAGAGTCTGCCGAGCAGCAAACGTCCCCAATCCCCTTCTTTGAGTCATTCTATTCTCAGTGAATTTACTCACATGCATCTTTACTTGACCCGTGACTGTGACTATTGCGTGCTGTACGAATCGTACGCTTGACTAGGCGCTTGGACGCCATTACGAACCGTGATGTTTTGTCTCGTTGTCAGGGGCTCTCCTAACAGCCAACAGTTTCACACGAGTTCACACACCAGCCTGACATTGAAACagacaatacggagtacttgatGATGAAAACTGTTGACAGTGACAGATATTCTCCGAGGCTTCGCCATTTGTCATTGCAACGTTGCGCAACGACCGGCGTCGAACCAGGACATTTTCTTCAACGAGTCTCGACTCCGCTGGAAGAAGGCATTCGCTGCTTGTTGTCCCTGGGGTACGTGGAGGGTAAGAAAAAAGCAGGGTCTGAAACGTGGCTTACGACGTCTATATTGGCTGTCAAATTCattaaaaagaagaagagaaagagaaagaacGCTCTGGGTCGGTTTGGCTGCTGATTCATATTCGGCCCTCGAGATGCAGGGCCAGCCGGGCTTGAAAATCGTCTGGTTGCTTTTGCAGTAACTGCAGCGACGCCGATCCATTCATGGCAGGGCTACGTATGTTCACATGATTTTGCGTACGTGGCCAATTTTTTTGTAATTTTTATGCTTCAAGTATGTTTCGTTTCTGGTATCACGTTTTGTACTGTATTGATTGCTGCCTCTGTGATTGCTTTGCTATTTTCTTGATGACATGATTCAGCCTTAGCGCCAACCATTTCGGAGTTTCGCAATAAGCTTGTATTTGCAACCTTCTTCCTTCCAGGATTATCCTCGTCCAACGCTTCCTATGTGCACTTGGGTTCGCAGCAGGATGGCACCGTGATTCCGGCCATGTAAGTTCCGTGTCCGGCCTCATCGGTCAGTAGGATAAATCCCGAGTCGCCCGGACCCGAGGCAAAACCATTGCGGTCTAAGCCCTAGCAGCGTAGATGGTAATTACTCAAAAATAGCATGTTGACGGCAATAGCTGCGATTTCCGCCGGCAATAAATCGCCCGCTAGTTCTGTCGATCAAGGCGAAGCTTGAGTAAGTACGCGGCAATGTCCAGCACAACATCCATAGAGCCACTAGCAAGAAAGAAGTCGCCCTATTACCCCATTAAACATCTCTTGTCAGCGGCGTGCTCTTCACTCCTTTGCGCAGAAGGCAAGTCAGTCAACCCTACACCACCACATCAAGGTCTTCTTTAGCAACAAAACTCTCCGCTCTTCTACATCTGTGGGAAAGACATTCAACAGCTGACCGTGGCGTACGAGTTGGAAACCATCGTGAATAAAAGTGTGAAATCGCACCTCACTTTAACATCATTTCCCGTCCAGTGTCACCAACTTCCAGCTTTGGCGGTTGTAATGAAGTGTGGTATGTCGCCGCAAGTTAAACAACAACACGACCAGTTCAGGCGCAGCATTGGCCCATCGACTGACTCGTTGTCAAACCAATAAACGGCGCCCTTGAATATACACAAATACAATACCGAGCTAAGCTAGTCTTCAGCCAACACTTTCAACATTGTGAACTGGTCTCGGTAGGGAAGCTAGTGTGTGAGTCAGTGTGACCAACGGGTATTTTGGCCCCCAAATCCACTGTTCACAACATACAACCATGGAATAGAGGCGGTGACTGGAGCTTGATTCATTCTAAGACTATAGCTTTAATGTCAAACGTCACATGTAATACTACGCTTGGAGCTCAGTTTGCAACGCAGTCGGGCCTGGGCCGTAGGCTTCGCACCCATGCAAGACACTCATCGAATGTCTCAACCGAGATAGATTGAAGAATCTGTATCTGAAAGCAAAAATCGAGTTGATAATATATTTGCTAGTCCATGCTATGTTGAAAACCGACTTTAATATCCTTTCAGAGGAATACATGCATTGCTAGACACCACAAACTTTTTGTTAGCAGACGCTCTCTCGAGGTTCATATGCCATCTAACAGCCAAATCAGTCAGTTATGCTGTGCTAACATCGGGAGTCCAGCGGCCTTCAGGTCCGTGTTGACTTCTTCCAAGTGATCCAAAAAATGGGCCTTCAAATTATCCCATTGATGGGGGTCACTTGTATGAAGGTACTTGGACCCGTCGCCCTGTGTCGCCCATTTCGTAAGCAATACCGGCACGCTGATATGAAACATGAACGCCATCGTATCTTCACAGATAATCACATTCTCCAACTCGCGAGTGGTGGCATCTTTCCACGTATCGTACGTTTCGCCATGGGGCATGTAGCTCGCTTCGTAGCTCAGGCCGCCACCATCCAAGACATGACTAGATCCACCATATTTTCCATATATCAAACCCATAATCTCAGTGCTCATATTCCGGTGATAGTATGGCGGCCGAAAGGTATCTTCTGCCGTGATCCATTTCTTTGTGAAAACTAGGAAGTCACTGAGTGATACACCAGGGACTTTGGATTTGGCCGTTAAAACACAGTAGATTGTCGGGTCGGCTTGATCTTTGTTTGCatttgccatgttgacaaacTTCTCCATGGCGTATTTGTAGGGAACCAAATTGCCGTGCCATGCCACAACATCGAATGGAGAGTGGTTTTGCTTGCAATTATGCAAGGTGCTTGCCAGCTTGTACGTAATTGTCCATGGCGTGTCATCAATGTCGAAACTAGCCACTGGAGACTCAAAATCCCTCGGGAGTGCTAGGCCATTCGATCCAACGACACCGAGTTCCGGAAGTTCGTAGTGCGTACCGAAAACCTCTTGTATATAGCCTCTTACCGGCCCATCTGGGAGAAGAACACGAAAACGGATTCCAGCTGGAATTACCACGACTTCTCCAGGACGTGCCATAATCCAGCCCAGTTCGGTTTGTATATTTAGTCTGCCGTGTTGAGGCAAAATTAGGAATTCGCCGTCGTTGTTGGAGAATGCCGAGTGTCCCATTGAGATATTCGCTGAGAAAACATGGACCGCGACACCTTCTCTAAGGGTGGGATCTCCTTGGCCGCCAATGGTCTTGATACCCTGGATAAAGTCGGTGCCAGCAGATGATGATCCATGTTCAATAGGCTCTAGGATAGGAAATGGATCCCATGCTTGCTGTGATGCGACAAA harbors:
- the rgf3 gene encoding Rho1 guanine nucleotide exchange factor 3; this translates as MSFRGDDQRRYGSVPPVQYTVAGQQQDQHGTHQATSASGVGRRPSFNTGDDAGYYTQNHNRTASFTRGEDELFLTGGPVGRGGNVPVNRYASTSSAMAGYQHQYQDPTPPTPSQSGYNPQSFSPSSNSAYHRSQASTLPYHSAQRFSTSSAGSYHTPSPPATNYTPQAYNPAAYAATNSVPQRQASHHGYGYAAHDQGYAAGVGTAGSPSYGHSPSASHTSTFSQPVRSPSFSSSFQQSFPTSPSSFTGSNPISQTPTYDPSNYHSSTQYSSYGSNGVAPYPTSTSQTQAPYPNSSHIPVGPNYTASNDQHSYFTRHPSDSQSSPRTSPYMQAQSSPGLQRHPTNAPLPSRPMEDVPEETTPWDEHGRPLANDDVDEERIAQETIMQDIEAELGGSEYHSQRRPSPIGSQAFDDQTQRLRGYSSASAHSPGSRTSPGRGSSRPRFDDDDDDDDDPEGTAGLLAMQQAELDDQRFGGGTFMYSGTDLAPAAPLPTTMAAPTATIQSNFPAPPPEELNHSSDSDLGGMDIGMLSGGYAGTLAYGADIGSPPGSSSMLDGPRPLPTPGYYNSLRESYDHAAAFNNAGMDYVGTGGLQAPDAHRLSFDEGGEERVSIHSQHSGTESPTRDDYQDLFYHPGLSNRPLPALPPGPGSDSSSMLSVHNSVRSQHQHDHSINADARYYQADGPETFYQHGAQQTLHPERSVSLGGRSHTPQIQAPARSRTDAAEERRKMNRNHQITQQGPAFDYDRAPVAASGAFDSITLPSGRKRRFVPSKLTSSDFNDCKAPWALSHIETWIRNMGEGEPDLKEKAIEEAVTNLFVYKIPTMNVADAEALSSQVVSGMLESQVLLPDEEWVKFGDGHISGVLWQLTGSGCYAPKLHDVEMSGRCYSHYCTRTLKKVDLEVLSEEVQGADAWHTFYKLTKEVVDSKPKKEVERQNILHEIVTGEENYIKQLDIFRRLYRDDLRTRAPPIIHPDKRDKFLTAVFGMLDTVVHINKDHLLAQLKYRQQEQGPWISGFSDLFREWIRKAKSVYTEYAIGYPRAAYMVRKEADRNLLFKRFLEDKQKDKLSAKQDWTHFLITPVQRLQRYILLLQSVEHKMIGDSEEKTNLAKAIQEIQTVTLECDAKVAETNKRVQMMELDRMLVLRPGFQSVLNLDHLGRVLIMQGELQRMGSKGMRWVDSHALLFDHYLILAKVVVPKDGKGERKYDVSREPIPMPLLFLESMNDEPVMKQKGLTAPLGRATAAPVGAQLNKVASNGAGRPGLEHTPAAPGNTLVPTTSNDTEGKILYPFKVKHLGHEVYTLYASSARDRLDWCNSIIEAKTRHAKALYAQNAEPFRLRVLADAAFHYDTGSVYARASGVPVKGTPLDRAIQDLDKVLGSAQGTAAVCRAQVNCATGFSAFGKSVIAIGTDYGVYISDSSNPRGWTRSVQISRVTQIAVLEEFSVCLIIADKSLISYPLDVIAPVSEFAAPVNDNTRRAPQRLAKDVTYFATARMKERLLVFYKRKEGMHTSFKVLEPILHKATEKKSRLFGGRKSGGGSTDTFRDFDEFYLPTDCYSLSIFQTYIAVATSKGVEMLTLDKKQPMSIPDLKTHGIANIAGRIREQKPLGMFRLDTNEFIVTYEDCAVYVDKHGEVSRTLIMEYTGKQKKAKGATTYKQYLLLFNEDYVEVRNAGNGRLRQIIAGRDVRVIDFGLGGPTGGNAAQSQQTYGPNGQSLLAGDTSKGSVKIAMCHPELPGRQIVLELLLNDGHCEG
- the hmgA_1 gene encoding Homogentisate 1,2-dioxygenase — encoded protein: MAEGKMTATAKAAFLTNTSEADPHSYQIGFGNRFASEAVPNVLPKGQNVPQRVKYGLYSEQLNGAPVLSSRDAIRHVWMYRIRPSVAHGRVSPDPNLNVNIESCFSPSNHNVEFVASQQAWDPFPILEPIEHGSSSAGTDFIQGIKTIGGQGDPTLREGVAVHVFSANISMGHSAFSNNDGEFLILPQHGRLNIQTELGWIMARPGEVVVIPAGIRFRVLLPDGPVRGYIQEVFGTHYELPELGVVGSNGLALPRDFESPVASFDIDDTPWTITYKLASTLHNCKQNHSPFDVVAWHGNLVPYKYAMEKFVNMANANKDQADPTIYCVLTAKSKVPGVSLSDFLVFTKKWITAEDTFRPPYYHRNMSTEIMGLIYGKYGGSSHVLDGGGLSYEASYMPHGETYDTWKDATTRELENVIICEDTMAFMFHISVPVLLTKWATQGDGSKYLHTSDPHQWDNLKAHFLDHLEEVNTDLKAAGLPMLAQHN